In Monodelphis domestica isolate mMonDom1 chromosome 3, mMonDom1.pri, whole genome shotgun sequence, the following proteins share a genomic window:
- the LOC103100301 gene encoding olfactory receptor 1M1: protein MEQKNQSEVSEFILLGLSSKPEQERLLFFLFMLMYLTTVLGNLLIILAIRIDSRLHTPMYFFLSNLSLGDICFTTTTIPKMLVSYISGNKEILYISCLAQLFFFNWFAGLDSILLASMAYDRYIAICAPLHYTMIMTPRVCVLLVAVSWFWPCVNALTHTVLITQLSFCGHNEIPHFFCDLGVVIRIACSDTSINDLLIYTMGGLTAIIPFMGILISYFHIFVAVLKIPSAYGKWKAFSTCGSHLTVVCLFYGTIIGVYFSPTSTHTAQQDIASAVMYTAVTPMLNPFIYSLRNNDIKGALRMLLLRKPGFSL from the coding sequence ATGGAACAGAAAAATCAGTCAGAAGTCTCTGAGTTCATCCTTCTGGGCCTTTCAAGCAAACCAGAGCAGGAGAGGCTTCTGTTCTTCCTCTTTATGCTTATGTATCTGACCACAGTGCTGGGGAACCTACTCATCATTCTAGCCATTAGAATCGACTCTCGCCTTCATACTCCCATGTACTTCTTCCTTAGCAACTTGTCCCTGGGTGACATCTGCTTCACCACCACGACCATCCCCAAGATGCTGGTTAGTTATATATCTGGAAACAAAGAAATTCTTTACATAAGCTGCCTGGCACAACTCTTCTTCTTCAATTGGTTTGCAGGATTAGATAGCATCCTCCTTGCCTCCATGGCCTATGACCGCTATATAGCTATCTGTGCCCCACTACATTATACCATGATCATGACACCAAGGGTCTGTGTCCTTCTGGTGGCAGTGTCCTGGTTCTGGCCTTGTGTCAATGCCCTGACACATACTGTCCTGATAACTCAACTCTCATTCTGTGGCCACAATGAAATCCCCCATTTCTTCTGTGACCTTGGTGTGGTGATAAGGATCGCCTGCTCAGATACCTCCATCAATGACTTGTTGATCTATACAATGGGAGGACTGACAGCTATAATCCCATTCATGGGCATTCTGATCTCCTACTTTCACATTTTTGTAGCTGTCCTGAAGATACCATCAGCTTACGGGAAATGGAAAGCCTTCTCCACCTGTGGCTCCCACCTCACTGTGGTCTGTCTCTTCTATGGAACAATCATTGGAGTGTACTTCAGTCCCACATCCACCCACACAGCCCAACAGGACATAGCATCAGCTGTGATGTACACCGCAGTCACCCCCATGCTGAACCCTTTCATCTATAGCCTGCGGAACAATGACATAAAAGGAGCCCTGAGGATGCTTCTCCTGAGGAAACCAGGTTTCTCTTTGTGA